From the genome of Candidatus Defluviilinea proxima:
CAAGAAGAAAACTTCCAATCAATTGTACAGGCGTGCCAGGGTGATCCACATACACATAGGACTTTCCTATAAAAACGGAGAGTGAATCAATAAAATACAAGGCTCCTGGGTCGCCGCCACTCATCCAATAGCTTGGATGCAACGTCCAGTAGACCCAATAGGTTAATATGGGTAATGAAACAAGAAAGGCTTCTACTGCATCCTGCCTTTTGATTTTGAATTCCTTAATTGATTTCATAAACTATGAAGTTAATGCCCCCAAACATCTCTTCGCCAGCGTGGATGCTACATCCATGCGGTATTCGGCGGAGGCGTATTCGTCTGTCGCTTCGTGGTAGGTATTTTGTGCGGCAGTTTCGATGCCCTCGGATTCCGTCCCGTCCATGGCCAGCATGGGACTCTTGCCGTAACCACCGAGTGCAAGCCTTGTGCGACCTGAATTCCACTGTGCAACGGCGGCGCAGACGATGGGTTTGTCTGAGGGAGTTTTGGCAACGGACTCAAAAGCGAGTTTGATGTTGATGGGGAGAATGATTTTTGTGATGAGATTTGTTGACCGTATCGGTAGGAAATCACCGATGTTTGTCGTTCGATATTCGATATTTGAATTGTTGAGTAGTGCTTGTTCGATCTTTGCGTCCATTGCCAGCAAGGCGCTTGCAAAAGTGGAGCGCCCATCGCATGAGACCAACGTCCCTGCAACGGTGGCAGAGTTGCGGATGTTCAGTGGCGCTTCGAGTTTCAAAGCGTGCTTCAATGCTTCGGGGCAATGCTTTGACTCGAGCAGTGATTGCAGTGTGAGTGTGACGCCAAGTTCAAGATTGTTACCATTCTTTTTTAGGGAATCTAAGCCCAGAAGTTGAAGGTCCACTGCTTGGACGGGATCAGCCGTCCCGTGAGAAAGAAGCGTGCCGCCTCCGAGGGGTTGGGTATTTGGTTGAGTCAGAAGGCTTAGGGCTTCATCCAAGGTTTTAGGGCGGTGGTAGGCAGTTATCATTTTGAGTCTCCGTACTAATTATACAGTTAAAAACATACTGCCACCCGCAGGTGGCAGTATGTGTGTTGCCTTGAAATTTTATTGTATGTCTTGCAATGGCACTGGCTGGAGATATTCATCTGGCAGGGCCTGGACGATGATATCGAAGAAGGATATTTTGCTATAGTATCCTCTAAAGCGCCAGAATGGTTGTGCGTAGAGGGTGCGCCCTTCCTTGACTTCGGAAAGGAGTTGGTCTTCGCCAATATATACCAACTCGATTTGAGTGATGAGCCCTGTTGTGCTCTCGTTCATGGGGTTTGCACTAGCCTCGTCCACGGTTGGCGGGATAATACTCTCCGAGACGATGCCGTCAAAGTCAAAATCCTTTGGAGCCGAGCCTCGATTGATCACATTTAACACAGCGTGTCCGCCGAAGGTCTGTTCCGGGTCAACCCACCCGACAACATAAAATATAAAACCTTCTTCCACAGGCATTGGTTCGCCTCCATATTGGAGGCTGTCGCTTTCTGCATATACTGCTCCATCATCGTCAGTAAAGAGAACGACATTCTTATCTTCCAATTGTGCTGGAGTTTCCTTTCCGTACCATACCTGTATCTTTACATCGGGGTATACCGCTTCATACCGTTCCAGTTGAATGGTTGGAATGCCTTGCGGGCTGATGCTGGTAATGGTGCCCCAGATCTTCACAGGCAGATGATAGTATGTCTCCAGCCCTGTGGTGGCCGGACCCTCAAGTTTTGCCTGCCAGAATGATGCAAGGAATCCCGCTTCGGAATTGTTGTTGATCCTATAGGAAAAGCGTGTTGTGCCATCCTCTGCCTGGAGATTCCATATATCCACATCGCCGCGTTCGCCTTCCAGTCGCTTTCCGATCAGAGGGCTATAATCCACCGGGGTTGGGACTGGTAATGGTGTGGCGGTTGGCATGGGGGTGCCGCTCAGGTTCAAGCGGGCCAGGCCTGCGCCGCCACCGCCTCCTCCACCGCCGCCACTGCCTTCTCCTTGATAGATCGTTTCCCAATCCATTTTATTGTCTGTGACCATTCCGTACACAACGATTCTTTCATCGACTTGAATATCTTCTGGAAGGTCTTCCATTTGCAGACGTTGACCATCGCTACTGATTAGCCAGCTTTGACCATCTGTTTGTTCGAGGGTGCCGTCCAGGGTTGGCATGGGTTCAGAGCGTTGCCAACTATCAACCTGGAATTTTTTCACATCGCCAGCCATGATAAATTGACCGTTGAGTTGAACCGTCTCATCAAGACCCATCAGCCCTTCGAGATTCCCTATCAATGTGACGTTGTCCATGACAAGGAGGGGAGTTTCATCGTCTATTGCGTTGGAAGAAACCACAATACCGGTCATGCTGGTCGGCTGATTAAGTGGAACATTGCGCTTCCAGACTCTGAATGGCGAATCAACCGCAGTAGGCATATATCCACCCGACTGCATTTCCACGCCCAGACCGTTCAACTCGTTGTTGATGAATTTATCCCAGGCTTGCTGTGCGCTGATCAGCGGATAACTGCCAACGGCCTGCCAGGGGTGAGTGTTCACACTTACGATGGCCACTTCACCATTTCGATCGAAGGATACTTGCAGGCTTGTCAGGTTTTCGAAGGTGTAGGACTCGGGCAGGTCATTCAAGCGTGGAACAAAGTTCACTATTCGGCTGTTAGGATCAGCAGAGGGCAGTTGGATTTGATAGGGGAAATCGAGCAATCCATGTGCTTTTAGGAATTCCTCGGCTTTGGTGCTCATCTCTTCGGGCGATAGGCTGTTGCCCTGATTCGCAATGAGGGAAAATGTGGTGTAGTCTGTGTAATACGAAAATTGATAAGCCCCATAGCCCATCACCTCAATACGTTGCTTGCCATCCGTGAATATATACCCAGGTCCGCCATACCGCTCATTCATTTCGTAAAGGTTCCCATTAATGCCAATCCTCGATGCGAGATCACGGATCGTTTTGACCTGGAAATCTGCAATATCTTGCGGGCTGTCAAGTTGGTAGAGAACGGCTTGTGGGGCACCTGCGGGCATATCCATCGTCATGATAAATTGCCCTATCGATGTATCGTAGGTTTTTCCTGTGGGAGTGCCTTTTGAATCGTTGTTGATCGCTGGCTTCTCTGTTGCAGGCGGCAAAGATGTATCGTTTGCCGCAGGCACCGACGTGGGAACGGGCGCCACCGTGCTGATGGCCCAATTCATGAAGAGCGCAAATGCCACTAGCGAAACTGTCCATGCCAGTGTAGTGA
Proteins encoded in this window:
- a CDS encoding FAD binding domain-containing protein — its product is MITAYHRPKTLDEALSLLTQPNTQPLGGGTLLSHGTADPVQAVDLQLLGLDSLKKNGNNLELGVTLTLQSLLESKHCPEALKHALKLEAPLNIRNSATVAGTLVSCDGRSTFASALLAMDAKIEQALLNNSNIEYRTTNIGDFLPIRSTNLITKIILPINIKLAFESVAKTPSDKPIVCAAVAQWNSGRTRLALGGYGKSPMLAMDGTESEGIETAAQNTYHEATDEYASAEYRMDVASTLAKRCLGALTS